Genomic DNA from Paracoccus aminophilus JCM 7686:
GGATCGTGACACGCGCTTTCTTGTGCGGGCGCTCGATGATGACTTTGGCGATACCGGCTTGCTTGGCTTCATTGTGGATGAAGTCGCGGATCTTGAGATCCTCGAGCAGCAGGTTGCCGTAGTCTTTGTCATCCGCATACCAGCGGCTGTCCCAGGTGCGGTTGACCTGAAGACGCATCCCAATCGGGTTTACCTTCTGACCCATTATGCACGCTCCCCGGCTTCGATGGCTTCGACCTGACGGACCTTGATGGTGATTTCCGAGAACGGCTTCATGATCTTGCCATACCGGCCACGAGCACGCGGGCGACCGCGCTTCATGACCAGGTTCTTGCCGACCCATGCCTCGGCGACGACGAGACCGTCGACGTCCAGGTTATGGTTGTTTTCGGCGTTGGCGATGGCCGACTGAAGGCATTTCTTCACATCGATCGCGACCCGTTTTTTCGAGAAGGTGAGATCGGCCAGAGCCTTCTCGACCTTCTTGCCGCGGATCAGCGCAGCAACGAGGTTCAGCTTCTGAGGCGAGGTGCGAAGCATTTTGATCTTCGCAAAGGCCTCATTGTCCGCCACGCGGCGCGGATTCTGTTCCTTACCCATGGCGATTACTTCCTCTTCGCTTTCTTGTCAGCTGCGTGACCGTAGTAGGTCCGCGTCGGCGAATATTCACCGAACTTCTGGCCGATCATCTCTTCGCTGATCGTGACCGGAATGTGCTTGTGGCCGTTGTAGACCCCGAAGGTCAGACCAACGAATTGCGGCAGGATCGTCGAGCGACGCGACCAGATCTTGATCACATCCGACTTGCCCGAGTCGCGAGCTTTCTCTGCTTTTTTCAGCAGATAGGCGTCAACAAAGGGGCCTTTCCAAACAGAACGTGCCATAGGTTAACGCCCCTTCTTCTTCGCGTGGCGCGACCGCAAGATGTACTTGTCAGTCGTCTTGTTCCGGCGGGTCTTGTTACCCTTGGTGCCTTTACCCCAGGGGGTAACCGGGTGACGGCCACCCGAGGTGCGGCCTTCACCACCACCATGCGGGTGGTCGATCGGGTTCATCGCGACACCGCGGACGCTCGGGCGGATACCGAAGTGACGGTTACGACCGGCTTTACCGAGGTTTTGGTTCGAGTGATCAGCGTTCGAAACTGCGCCGATCGTCGCCATGCATTCCTGACGGACCAGACGCAGCTCGCCCGAGGACAGGCGGATCTGTGCATAGCCACCGTCGCGGCCGACGAACTGGGCGTAGGTGCCAGCCGAACGTGCGATCTGACCGCCTTTACCCGGCTTCAGTTCGACGTTGTGGACGATCGTGCCGATCGGCATGCCCGAGAACGGCATGGCGTTGCCCGGCTTCACGTCAACTTTGGCGCCAGCGATGACTTTATCGCCGACAGCAAGACGCTGCGGAGCAAGGATATAGGCCTGCTCGCCGTCTTCGTATTTCACAAGCGCGATGAACGCGGTGCGGTTGGGGTCGTATTCGATCCGTTCAACCGTCGCAGCAATATCGAACTTCGTGCGTTTAAAATCGACGATGCGATAGAGACGCTTCGCCCCGCCGCCTTTGCGGCGCATCGTGATCCGTCCGGTGTTGTTCCGGCCGCCGTTCTTGGTCAGACCCTCAGTGAGGCTCTTGACCGGGCGACCTTTCCAAAGCTCCGAACGGTCGATCAGAACCAGCCCGCGCTGGCCAGGCGTAGTCGGTTTATACGACTTCAATGCCATCTTTCTGTCTTCCGTTGCTTTGGACCTGGGTGGTCCGTTTCGTCAAAAGATGAACGGCCCCGCTGCCGGGGCCGTCGATTCGTGGGTCTATATCAGAGGCCCGTCGAGACGTCGATGGTGTTACCCGCCTCGAGCGTGACATAGGCTTTCTTGACATCCGAGCGAACGCCCGGACGGCCTTTGAAGCGCTTGACTTTGCCTTTGGTGATGGTGGTGTTGACCGCCTTCACCTTGACGCCGAACAGCGTTTCGACAGCTTCCTTGATCTGCGGCTTGTTGGCCGATTTGGCGACCTGGAAGACGACGCCGTTGGATTCCCCAACGAGCGTTGCCTTTTCGGTGATCAGGGGCTTCACGAGAACATCGTAATGTTCCGGCTTGGCAGTCGCTTTGGTTTCTTTGCTCATTTCAGGCGAGCCTCCAGAGCTTCGACACCGGCGCGGGTGATCACGAGCGTGTCACGACGCAGGATGTCATAGACGTTGGCACCGATCGACGGCAGAACGTCCACACCCTCGAGGTTACGCGCGGCGCGAGCGAAGTTCTCGTTCACGTCGGCGCCATCGATGATGAGCACGCGCTTCCAGCCGTTTTCTTTGACCGCTTTTGCAACGGCCGCAGTTTTGGCGTCGGTGATGTTCAGGCTGTCAACGATGACGAGCTCGCCCGCTGCGACTTTCGCCGAGAGAGCATGCTTGAGGCCGAGTGCGCGCACTTTCTTCGGAAGATCGAAGGCATGCGAACGCGGGGTCGGGCCCTTGTAGACACCACCCGAGCGGAAGATCGGCGCCTTGCGCGAACCGTGGCGAGCGCCGCCGGTGCCTTTTTGGCGATAGATCTTCTTGGTCGAATAGCTGACATCGGACTTGCCGAGAACCGAGTGGGTCCCCTGCTGAGCCTTCGCGCGCTGCCAGCGCACGACGCGGTGCAGAAGGTCCGCACGCGGCTCCAGACCGAAGATGTCATCGCTCAGTTCGATATCACCAGCTTTGCCGGCATCGAGCTTGATCACATCAAGTTTCATCAGTTATCTCCTTCCGGCGCAGCAGCTTCGGCGGAAACCTGAGCCTCGGCAGAAGCCTTGGCGCGCGTCGCAGCCGGGAAGACCGTGCTTTCAGCCTGCGGCTTTTTCACGGCATCCTTGATCGTGACCCAGCCACCTTTCGAGCCCGGAACCGAACCTTTGACAAGGATCAGGCCGCGGTCTGCATCGGTCCGAACGACCTGCAGGTTCTGGGTGGTGACGCGAACGGCACCCATGTGGCCAGGCATTTTCTTGCCTTTGAACACTTTGCCCGGATCCTGGCACTGACCGGTCGAGCCGATCGAGCGGTGCGAGATCGAGACGCCGTGCGAGGCACGAAGACCGCCGAAGTTGTGGCGTTTCATACCACCGGCGAAGCCTTTACCGATCGAGGTGCCGGCGATGTCGACGAACTGACCTGCGAAATAGTGGTCGGCGATGATTTCTTCGCCCACGTTCACAAGGTTTTCTTCCGACACGCGGAATTCCGCGATCTTGCGCTTCGGCGCGACATTCGCTTTCGCGAAATGGCCACGCAGAGCAGCGGTCGTGCGCTTGGCTTTCGCCTCGCCTGCACCGAGTTGAAGCGCGACATAGCCGTCTTTTTCAACGGTGCGCTGAGCGACGACCTGAAGGTTGTCGAGTTGAAGAACGGTCACAGGAACCTGCTTGCCGTCTTCGAGGAAAAGCCGGGTCATGCCCAGCTTCTTGGCGATTACACCAGTCCGCAGCATATGAGCCTCCTTAGACCTTGATCTCGACGTCCACGCCAGCAGCGAGGTCGAGCTTCATCAGCGCGTCCACGGTCTGGGGGGTCGGGTCAACGATGTCGAGAAGACGCTTGTGCGTACGGATTTCCCACTGGTCACGCGACTTCTTGTCAATGTGCGGACCGCGCAGAACGGTGAATTTCTCGATTTTGTTCGGCAGCGGAATCGGGCCACGAACCTGAGCGCCGGTGCGCTTGGCAGTGTTCACGATTTCCTGCGTGCTGGCATCCAGAACGCGGTAGTCGAACGCTTTCAGCCGGATGCGGATATTCTGGCTTTGCATTGTCATCCCTCTTGCGGGGAGTTCCAGTTGAGAGGCTGACAGCACACCACGCACCGCCAGCGTCGAACCGTAAAAATAAGAGCAGGCCGCCCGATTACATGGCGACCCGACATATGGCAACCGATTCTTTCAGAAAAGCAGGGGAACGGTAGCGATGTGGGCTTATGCAGGAATTACATCGAAGCGTCAAGCGTCAGGTCTGGCTTGCTCGAGAACCCGGCCAACTAGCACCTTCATTTCTTCGATCTCGGATCTGGTTGGAGGAGCCTCACGCCGCCGGAAACTTCTGCTCATTGCGGAGGCCTGCCGCGCAGCATCTGCAACTCCATTTGTAATAAATCCGTCGTGAGACAGTGCGTCAATCAGCCTCTCATAGGAACGCCGATCGATCCGGGTATACTTTGCACGAGTCCGGCCATCAATCTCTGGGGAACTGGCAATTTCCTCAAGGTGATCTCGAGCACCGCTCCAGAGCTCTGATATATCGTCCTTGGTATAGCTTTCGCTCTCAGAAGCCTCAGGACCGGCTCCCGCGATATCCTCGTCCGGCCTTTCACTTTCGATCTGATTACTTTCAATCCGACCAACCTGTGAAGAGAGACCAGCCAGAACCTCGGACAGTGCCTCTGTCTTTTCTTTCATCAATTTCAGTGCATGATCCATATTGTCAACGTGCCCGTCGACCGCGCGCTTGGAGGCGTCAATGGCACTCTGTATGTTTGCGACTTTTCCCCCAAACAGCTTCGCGCCCAAGAGAACCCCACCGCCCGCTGCAAGAATAGTTAATATACCATTTAAAAGCGCACCCTGCGCCTCAGACAGATTCGTCCAAAAAATATCAAGCACAGCGCTCTCCAAAAGCAATCGCTCAAACATCTCCACTGAAGGCCCTGTTTCCCAGAAATGTGGAAGAACCGGGCTCCGTGATTGAAGTGCCTGGAATCTTTAGATTTTGCAACTGACTTATCAAACTCAAAAGGCCGCCCTTTTGGGGCGGCCTTTCTCATCGCGATATCCGGTTGCCCGGATCATCCGATGTAAGCGGCGGTCGGATGCGCAAAAGCGCATCCGGAACCAATCACTTCAGGATCTTCGAGACGACGCCTGCACCAACGGTGCGGCCACCTTCGCGGATCGCGAAGCGCAGTTTCTCTTCCATCGCGATCGGAGCGATCAGCTCGACCGTGAACTTCAGGTTGTCGCCCGGCATCACCATCTCGGTGCCTTCCGGCAGCTTCACGGTGCCGGTGACGTCGGTGGTGCGGAAGTAGAACTGCGGACGGTAGTTCGCGAAGAACGGCGTGTGACGGCCACCTTCCTCTTTGGTGAGGATATAGGCTTCGGCTTCGAACTCGGTGTGCGGGTTAACCGATTTCGGTTTGCACAGAACCTGACCACGCTCGACGCCGTCACGGTCAACACCGCGCAGCAGAACGCCGACGTTGTCGCCAGCTTCCCCACGGTCCAGCAGTTTGCGGAACATTTCCACGCCCGTGCAGGTCGTTTTCTTGGTGTCGCGGATGCCGACGATTTCGAGTTCGTCGCCAACGTTCACAGCGCCACGCTCGATACGACCGGTCACAACCGTACCACGGCCCGAGATCGAGAACACGTCTTCGATCGGCATCAGGAACGGCAGATCGATCGCGCGCTCCGGGGTCGGGATATAGGCGTCAACGGCGTCGAGCAGCGCGCGGATCGAGTTCTCACCGATCTCGGCATCGCGACCTTCCAGAGCGGCCAGAGCCGAACCCTTGATGATCGGGATATCGTCGCCGGGGTAGTCGTAGGACGACAGAAGCTCACGAACTTCCATCTCGACCAGCTCGAGCAGTTCCTCGTCATCAACCTGGTCAACCTTGTTCAGGTAGACGACCATGTACGGAATGCCGACCTGACGGCCGAGCAGGATGTGCTCGCGCGTCTGCGGCATCGGGCCGTCAGCTGCGTTCACAACCAGGATCGCGCCGTCCATCTGTGCCGCGCCCGTGATCATGTTCTTCACATAGTCAGCGTGGCCGGGGCAGTCGACGTGGGCGTAGTGACGGTTCGGGGTCTCGTATTCGACGTGCGCCGTCGAAATCGTGATCCCGCGCGCACGCTCTTCCGGAGCGCCATCGATCTGGTCGTAGGCTTTGAATTCACCGAAATACTTCGTGATCGCAGCGGTCAGCGTGGTTTTGCCGTGGTCAACGTGGCCGATCGTGCCGATGTTGACGTGCGGTTTCGTACGTTCAAACTTTGCCTTTGCCATAAGCAGGGCTCCTTAACTTCATGAGTTCGTCATGGAGAGGCGGGACCAAGGCCCCGCCATTCCGATTAGGCGTATTTCTTCTGGATCTCGTCCGAGATGTTCTGCGGCACGGCGTCGTAATGGTCGAACTGCATCGTGAACACTGCACGGCCCGAGGACATCGAGCGCAGGTTGTTGATGTAGCCGAACATATTGGCCAGCGGCACCATCGCGTCGATGACGTTCGCATTGCCGCGCGAGTCCTGACCACGGACCATGCCACGACGGCTGGTCAGGTCGCCGATGATCGAACCGGTGTATTCTTCCGGCGTCACGACTTCCACTTTCATGATCGGCTCGAGCAGTTTTGCCCCTGCCTTGCGCAGACCTTCACGCATCCCGGCACGCGCCGCGATTTCAAAGGCCAGAACCGAGGAGTCGACGTCGTGGAACGCACCATCGATGAGCGCGACCTTGAAGTCGATAACCGGGAAGCCTGCCAGCGGACCGGAGTCCATGACCGACTTGATGCCTTTTTCGACACCCGGGATGTATTCCTTCGGAACCGCACCACCGACGATCTTGGATTCGAACGAGTAACCCTCGCCCGGCTCCGTCGGGGTGATCTGCAGCTTGATACGCGCAAACTGGCCGGTACCACCGGTCTGTTTCTTGTGCGTGTAGTCGATCTCGGCCGGCTGCGAGATGGTCTCGCGGTAAGCCACCTGCGGCGCACCGATATTCGCCTCGACCTTGAACTCGCGCTTCATGCGGTCGACAAGGATGTCGAGGTGAAGTTCGCCCATGCCCTTCATGATCGTCTGGCCCGATTCTTGATCGGTTTCGACGCGGAAGGACGGGTCTTCGGCTGCCAGGCGCTGAAGGGCGAGGCCCATCTTTTCCTGGTCGGCTTTCGACTTCGGCTCGACGGCGATCTCGATCACCGGCTGCGGGAAGGTCATGGTTTCGAGAACCACCGGCTTCGCCGGATCGCAGAGGGTGTCACCGGTGGTGGTCTCTTTCAGACCGGCCAGCGCGATGATGTCGCCTGCGAAAGCTTCTTCGATCTCTTCGCGGTTGATGGCGTGCATGACCATCATACGACCGACGCGCTCACGCTTGCCTTTGGTCGCATTCATCATCTGGTCGCCTTTTTTCAGGGCGCCCGAATAGATGCGGGTAAAGGTCAGCGAGCCGACGAAGGGGTCGTTCATGATCTTGAACGCAAGCGCCGAGAAGGGATCAGCGTCCGAAGGTTTCCGAACGATGTCGCGGGTTTCGGTCTCGTCGTCCGGGGCAAAGCCCAGCAGATCCGGAACATCGGTCGGTGCCGGCAGGAAGTCGATCACCGCGTTCAGCAGCAGCTGGACGCCTTTGTTCTTAAACGCCGAACCGGCCATGACCGGGAAGAACGACATCGACAGCGTGCCCTTGCGGAGCAGCGCGCGCAGCGTATCCTCGTCGGGCTCGTTGCCCTCGAGGTAAGCTTCCATCGCGTCGTCGTCCATTTCGACGGCGAGTTCGATCATCTTGCCGCGCCATTCGTCGGCCAGATCCTTGAGCTCTTCACGGATCGGTTGACGGACCCAGGAAGCCCCGACGTCCTCACCTTTCCAGACCCACTCTTCCATCTTGATCAGGTCGATCGCGCCTTCCAGCGTGTCCTCGGCGCCGATCGGCAGAGCGATCGGGCAAGGGATACCGCCGGTGCGGTCTTTGATCATGTGCACGCACTTGAAGAAGTCGGCGCCGATCTTGTCCATCTTGTTGACGAAGACGATCCGCGGAACTTTGTAGCGGTCAGCCTGACGCCAGACGGTTTCGGTCTGCGGCTCAACACCAGCGTTGCCGTCGAGAAGGCAGATCGCCCCGTCGAGAACTGCCAGCGAACGCTCGACTTCGATGGTGAAGTCAACGTGGCCGGGGGTGTCGATGATGTTGAACTTGTGACGAAGCTCTTGATCCGCAGTGAACTCGGTATCTTCGTGCTTCTGCCAGAAGGTCGTGGTGGCAGCCGACGAGATGGTGATCCCGCGCTCGGCTTCCTGTTCCATGAAGTCCATGGTGGACGCACCGTCGTGCGTCTCACCCATTTTGTGGTTCTTGCCGGTGTAGAACAGGATACGCTCGGTCGTCGTGGTTTTACCCGCGTCGATGTGAGCCATAATCCCAAAGTTGCG
This window encodes:
- the rplV gene encoding 50S ribosomal protein L22; protein product: MGKEQNPRRVADNEAFAKIKMLRTSPQKLNLVAALIRGKKVEKALADLTFSKKRVAIDVKKCLQSAIANAENNHNLDVDGLVVAEAWVGKNLVMKRGRPRARGRYGKIMKPFSEITIKVRQVEAIEAGERA
- the rpsS gene encoding 30S ribosomal protein S19 — protein: MARSVWKGPFVDAYLLKKAEKARDSGKSDVIKIWSRRSTILPQFVGLTFGVYNGHKHIPVTISEEMIGQKFGEYSPTRTYYGHAADKKAKRK
- the rplB gene encoding 50S ribosomal protein L2; protein product: MALKSYKPTTPGQRGLVLIDRSELWKGRPVKSLTEGLTKNGGRNNTGRITMRRKGGGAKRLYRIVDFKRTKFDIAATVERIEYDPNRTAFIALVKYEDGEQAYILAPQRLAVGDKVIAGAKVDVKPGNAMPFSGMPIGTIVHNVELKPGKGGQIARSAGTYAQFVGRDGGYAQIRLSSGELRLVRQECMATIGAVSNADHSNQNLGKAGRNRHFGIRPSVRGVAMNPIDHPHGGGEGRTSGGRHPVTPWGKGTKGNKTRRNKTTDKYILRSRHAKKKGR
- a CDS encoding 50S ribosomal protein L23 — translated: MSKETKATAKPEHYDVLVKPLITEKATLVGESNGVVFQVAKSANKPQIKEAVETLFGVKVKAVNTTITKGKVKRFKGRPGVRSDVKKAYVTLEAGNTIDVSTGL
- the rplD gene encoding 50S ribosomal protein L4 codes for the protein MKLDVIKLDAGKAGDIELSDDIFGLEPRADLLHRVVRWQRAKAQQGTHSVLGKSDVSYSTKKIYRQKGTGGARHGSRKAPIFRSGGVYKGPTPRSHAFDLPKKVRALGLKHALSAKVAAGELVIVDSLNITDAKTAAVAKAVKENGWKRVLIIDGADVNENFARAARNLEGVDVLPSIGANVYDILRRDTLVITRAGVEALEARLK
- the rplC gene encoding 50S ribosomal protein L3; this encodes MRTGVIAKKLGMTRLFLEDGKQVPVTVLQLDNLQVVAQRTVEKDGYVALQLGAGEAKAKRTTAALRGHFAKANVAPKRKIAEFRVSEENLVNVGEEIIADHYFAGQFVDIAGTSIGKGFAGGMKRHNFGGLRASHGVSISHRSIGSTGQCQDPGKVFKGKKMPGHMGAVRVTTQNLQVVRTDADRGLILVKGSVPGSKGGWVTIKDAVKKPQAESTVFPAATRAKASAEAQVSAEAAAPEGDN
- the rpsJ gene encoding 30S ribosomal protein S10 → MQSQNIRIRLKAFDYRVLDASTQEIVNTAKRTGAQVRGPIPLPNKIEKFTVLRGPHIDKKSRDQWEIRTHKRLLDIVDPTPQTVDALMKLDLAAGVDVEIKV
- the tuf gene encoding elongation factor Tu, coding for MAKAKFERTKPHVNIGTIGHVDHGKTTLTAAITKYFGEFKAYDQIDGAPEERARGITISTAHVEYETPNRHYAHVDCPGHADYVKNMITGAAQMDGAILVVNAADGPMPQTREHILLGRQVGIPYMVVYLNKVDQVDDEELLELVEMEVRELLSSYDYPGDDIPIIKGSALAALEGRDAEIGENSIRALLDAVDAYIPTPERAIDLPFLMPIEDVFSISGRGTVVTGRIERGAVNVGDELEIVGIRDTKKTTCTGVEMFRKLLDRGEAGDNVGVLLRGVDRDGVERGQVLCKPKSVNPHTEFEAEAYILTKEEGGRHTPFFANYRPQFYFRTTDVTGTVKLPEGTEMVMPGDNLKFTVELIAPIAMEEKLRFAIREGGRTVGAGVVSKILK
- the fusA gene encoding elongation factor G; translated protein: MAREYPLERYRNFGIMAHIDAGKTTTTERILFYTGKNHKMGETHDGASTMDFMEQEAERGITISSAATTTFWQKHEDTEFTADQELRHKFNIIDTPGHVDFTIEVERSLAVLDGAICLLDGNAGVEPQTETVWRQADRYKVPRIVFVNKMDKIGADFFKCVHMIKDRTGGIPCPIALPIGAEDTLEGAIDLIKMEEWVWKGEDVGASWVRQPIREELKDLADEWRGKMIELAVEMDDDAMEAYLEGNEPDEDTLRALLRKGTLSMSFFPVMAGSAFKNKGVQLLLNAVIDFLPAPTDVPDLLGFAPDDETETRDIVRKPSDADPFSALAFKIMNDPFVGSLTFTRIYSGALKKGDQMMNATKGKRERVGRMMVMHAINREEIEEAFAGDIIALAGLKETTTGDTLCDPAKPVVLETMTFPQPVIEIAVEPKSKADQEKMGLALQRLAAEDPSFRVETDQESGQTIMKGMGELHLDILVDRMKREFKVEANIGAPQVAYRETISQPAEIDYTHKKQTGGTGQFARIKLQITPTEPGEGYSFESKIVGGAVPKEYIPGVEKGIKSVMDSGPLAGFPVIDFKVALIDGAFHDVDSSVLAFEIAARAGMREGLRKAGAKLLEPIMKVEVVTPEEYTGSIIGDLTSRRGMVRGQDSRGNANVIDAMVPLANMFGYINNLRSMSSGRAVFTMQFDHYDAVPQNISDEIQKKYA